The Torulaspora delbrueckii CBS 1146 chromosome 1, complete genome DNA segment GTCCGGGAAAGAACTGAAAGACGAACAGGAAGGGGAAAAATCCAGGATAGATACACTCATGTCGGACTACATCGATTCCCTAGATATGGACTCATCGGCGAACGACGAAAAAGACAATGCTACCAGTTACTACTTGCCACTAGGCCAAAATGTTAAGGATACAACATTACCGCTCCccgaggatgatgatgagaagaaacGTTTACAAGGAAGCAGTCCTCAGAGGGTGCCTGCGATTCATTTACACAGACAGAAGCAGGTACTTCTCGAATGggttcatcaaaaactAATTAGTGGATCTGAGACGTTCCAAATACCGGAGGTGCCAGACGTCTTGAGAGAGAAAATATCACCACATTTCAATGATATGCGTGATGACAAAAAACTGATAGAGCTTGTGAAACTTCTCAATATCAAGGAGAATGAAAAGAGGTCTGCAGCGACTGATGAGCATTTCGACGAAgatgaggacgaagaagcCAACATACCCTCTCTGGAGTCTATCTTGGCTCGAGGTGAGAGGTAATCATTAAAAGCTTTAGCCGCCGATGCTCACCCAGTTTCAAACATTGGTACAATTTTTAAGCTTTGGTATCTGACGGCCTTGATAGTCTGAAGCAATGATCTTCGTAGGGCAATGTATTCatctttaattttttaCGCCTATTTGCGAAAAGAACATTGCTTTGTTGATTCTGTATAACAATGTTTCACGATCTAAAATGGGCGTATTAGGACCATATTCAAGACTTTAATTTTGCCCATCCCGAACTCATGGTCGCTTGTTATTGTTGGGGTCTGATGTATTCTTTACTTCATGATAAAAACTAATTTATGAGTGAATGAGTCAGTTAGTATGAAGCAGTAATGCTAATAGTTTTCTGCCATGGTGGTCGAACTGGAAAAGTTTTCGAAACCTTATGGTTTCGTTTAACTGGTTGCAATGGATTGAACAACTGCCCATGAAAAAGAGCTGGAAATGatgtttcttggcattgCCTACCTATCTCGATGAGACTTGGCATTTTCAACTAAGAAACCTTCAGGGttgtcaaattcttttgctCAATTAATTCGATATGCGTTCTGTGCAGCGTatatcgaagaattgatctACTTGGCAATAAAGACTGATTTTCTCGAATCAGTCATGACAACCTTTAGGGTACTAAATTACCAAATGGAAATATGAAAACAATGCAGGGCCCGAGAAAATCTTGGCAACAACTTCCTAACTGGATTAAACTCAGAAGGTTTATTTCTCACTCGAACTTCTCAAGATACAACAAAGCAGCCAATGCCACCAAATCAAGGCTTCAATTTGCGCTGACATCCAGACAATTCTGCAGTACCTATGAGCACTTAACATTTTAAGCTTCATTTTTCGTCACGCCCATAAAGTCGAAAGACCCATAGGGTTACTTGCTCGACTAGAGTCACGGCAGCCTCAAACTGTTGCTTGGAGATGAAACGTATAAATAGCCGCCTATGTAAGCTCCAGAATGATGAATGCTCCAGTAAGATCAATACAAGAGATTAACAtagatcattgaaaatgcAATTCCACCCTATTTGGACTTTTATCAGCTTGACCTTTTCAGTTGCTGCAGCTGTCAGATTTGATTTGACTAATGTAACTTGTACCGATTTGCACGGTGTCCACTGTGGTACTTATGCCCTGAAAGTTGCCGATGTTGATGGCGCCTTCTTGGGTCAAAAGACCTTTGTTGGAGCCGATGTTTTGGCAACAGGGGCCGAAGATGCCTGGGGAAGATTTTTAAGTCAAGAAACTAGATTCCTACCACGTTTGACCACTGTTGGAACTAATGAGACCAAGAACTTCTCTCCATTTTACTTCACGACCAATCATGAAACATGCAATCCTCAGTCAATTGAGGACTCTATGATTCCATTTGTCAACACTATTACCAATGAAATTCAGTTCGATGCGTGGGCATATACTGCTATGAACGTTTCTGTTCCTACTGGTTTGGCAAaccaattgttcaatgcTACCGACTATGGTGTTCAGGTCGCTCAATGCTATAATGGTATTGCATCGGAATTATTGGATGCCCCAACTGTGAACATTTTTGACAAGGATGAAGTCTTACCAAGCTATTGCTCCCCAATTAAGTTAGAAGCGGTCTGTCCAATTTATGTTACTCCTTTGTTTGAATGAGCGAGCTCAATGAAAATCTGATTCTTTAGGAACAAATGTTTCGAAGGCCTTTAGAGCTTTTTTTCTAGTTTAAATATCGACTTACATTTAATTAAATTGATAGAACAACTCTCTTCTAGCTAGTCAGACTTCATTTCATACTCATCGCCTGAACTtataaaaaaataaatcTTGTTAGATTTGAGTGTACGATAGTACACTAATCTAATGAATAAGTCTTTTAGTTCTTGTCACAATCTTTTCTATTAACTGTTATCTCAAAAAGTAATAAAACACTTGTTGACGGGTTTTAGCTGATTTCAGCAACTCGTAGGATTCATCAACCCTAAACATTATTCttttttaaaaaaaaatgaaagatAAACGGAACTAGCTATTTTATATTATTACTATTCTACATTTTATAAGTAATATTTAAAATAAAGTATTGATTAGGCAGATCGACTTATTGTATTATATATTCAAAATATTAAGTAATTGATTAAATTCAAATGAGATACTTATTGTAATGATATAATAACTCTAATTTCAATAGTACTTTTTTATATGGTTATCTAAAGATGGCAACGTCCTTTACTTGACCATTTGTCGAGAAAAAATGACAAGTCAGGTATTTAAACGGAGAATGAATCAACAACGGGTTGAGTTGATATGGGAATTGCTTTGTTAACTAAGTAGGGAAGAGTATTTATAGGTGCCCTATACTCCCTTTTATATATACCCGACCCCCAATGATGCCTTTTTCGGCAAGAAATAGCTTACAGCTTCTTTccattttcaagaaaccgATAAAATGGTTTGCTGGACTATCGTGCCTAATCTATCGTTGACACGCTGGTGTTGTGCTTGCTTGAGGGAGAGAAAACTCAGATGTAACCATGGCAACAGAAATCTCCAGTAGCGCAATACAGCCTCGCGTCTTTATCGCCAGATTTAATAGAAAACAATGTGTCAATCGTAAGTCATTCTActcaaaagaagagttATTAGACTTACATTGATCTATTGGGTTAGTTCCTTCTACTGCTCACAGTAACATTTTGACTCAGCCGTGTAGCAACCCATATAGGAGGTGTACATTGAATTAAATTGGAACTTTTCGCTACATTCGCAAACCTTGTGTTCATTTTCATATTTTTATCATCTACTCTTACTCGAACAGTTAAAAGCTACATTTGAAACGGCAAGTCCTTGCTGAAACTGCACCCAGTGCGTCGTTACTCTTTTGTGTGGCTTGTTCGGAAATTACGTGGAGCACTAGATaatgttgatgaagcttATGCTGCTGTCTGGGCTGCACTCCGCTCAATCCAGCTAGGGAGTAAATATGAAGATCATAAGCGGTGAGGCAAAATAGCCGCTAAAAATGGTAGACACCTCAAGAAAACCAATTCTGACTTGCGGTACCTGGAACTCTTATCCAAAGTATTTCAGCGCTATTCTCTGGtgtcttcttttcctttgtATATATTATTTCGCGTGCAAATGCTATGACTTAGTTCAAACTCTACAGGTAATATTTCTAAAGCTCTAACACAACATACACATCCAATCCTATGAGCGGAGCAAACCAGTCATATCCAACATACTATAATTCGGTTAAAAATCGCCATTGGTGCCTGGTTGATTGTTTTTTATCGGCGGCTGAAAAAAGTTGCCTCTGATTTTAAGGTACTGCATGGTGAGCATCCTCAGGCGTCAATCATTATCACACTTTGAATTTGCAACTTTGCGGTTCCATAGAGGACATGACTAAAGGTCGAAAGAGCAGGTTTTTTTCCACTAATATACGACAAAAGGCGCTTTAGTGGTTTAATGCTCAGTGTTTATCTACACACTGCATCGTAGGGGCATAATGACCTTTAAAGATCCACACCGAGATTTACCAAACAAAGATTCCACGACAACCCCTCAACAAACCAAGGATGACTGAAGAATGAGGTGCTTCtagattttgatgaagaattttacTTTTATTTTGCTAGGTTTATAAGATAAAAGACCTGCGAGTGGTTGATCGAAGAATGTAGAGAATAATACGCTTTCTGTGCTTGAGAAAGCTAAGACAAGGAAAAAGGTCATCTTACGACGATATgttctctttctttaagAAATGTGCGGCTGAACCACTTCCAGACGAACTGCTGAGTCAGACACCAGGAACAACAAATATCACTTGATTCCCTTGATCGGTCAAGATATGATGAGATGGATCATATTTTGATCCTGGTGTATTTTCTTAATTATTCAGGGCCAGTCGCGTGAACAGGAAGGTCAAATCTCAATGACGGCAGTTCGAGTCAAAACTTGGCGAGATCAGGATCCACACGAAGAGGCAGAACCATCGAAAAGCACTGAGAAAactggatgaagaatttcacaAAGCGTTTCAGATACGCATAAAAAACTCAGATAGCCGGCGGGCTGGTATTCGAGAGGAAGTTCGTTGCAGGGAAAGACATCTCGTTCAAGTATTATTGCAAACATTGGATGCCAGATAGCAGTTTGCCGCTCTTCTACGCTGAATGGATTAAATTGTCAGTTCGCTACGATGAAACCTGGCCCCATCGCCCGCGAGTGCGTTTTTGGGCGCGGTCCCCTGCCAGTGAAAAAAGAGCAATTGGGATGAGAATAACCCCTGGCTCATCAAGAATCACGTTCCTCAAACTAGCAATCCCCTGAGATTCCATCCCTCGAGTTTTGTTGTGTTGTGAATCGAATTGATATTTAAAGTCGAATCTAAACAGTGAGCGAGGCATTCAGTACTCTGGTAAATCAAACTAGTAATTTTGAAAGTACAAAGAAAGATGTCATTATCAGTGGAAACAGTTGCAACTAAGCCTTACGGTGATCAGAAACCGGGCACTTCAGGTCTCCGTAAGAAGACTAAAGTATTTATGGAAAAACCACATTATACCGAGAATTTTATTCAATCTATTTTGGATGCCATTCCAGAGGGTTCTAAGGATGCCACTCTAGTGGTTGGTGGTGATGGTCGTTACTATAATGATAAAATCTTGCAGATCATTGCTTCTATCTCTGCTGCCAATGGTGTGGGTAAACTGGTTATTGGTCAGCATGGTCTATTATCCACCCCAGCTGCATCTCATATCATTAGAACCTATCAGGATAAGAGCGGTAAGAAAGTTACCGGTGGTATTATCTTGACCGCTTCTCACAACCCTGGTGGACCAGATAATGATATCGGTATCAAATACAACTTGTCTAATGGTGGTCCGGCTCCAGAAAGCGTCACTAACGCCATTTGGGAGATTTCCAAAAAGTTGACCTCTTATAAgattatcaagaatttaCCACAACTTGACTTGTCAACGAAGGGTGAGAAAAAACTTGGAAATTTGGAAATCGACGTTGTGGATGTCACGCAAGCATACGTGgagttcttgaaagaaatttttgattttgacttgatcaagaaatttgttGATACTCAAAGAAGCACAAAGCACTGGAAGCTGTTATTTGACGGTCTAAATGGTGTGACTGGTCCATATGGTAAAGCTatttttgttgatgaactgGGCTTGCCTGAGAAcgaagttcttcaaaactgTCATCCAAAGCCAGATTTTGGCGGTATTCATCCTGATCCAAACTTGACATATGCTCGTACTTTAGTGGAGAGAGTCgacaaagaaaaaattgagTTTGGAGCAGCTTCGGATGGTGATGGTGATAGAAATATGATTTACGGTTATGGTCCAGCATTCGTGTCGCCAGGTGACTCTGTCGCCATTATCGCAGAATATGCTAAAGAGATCCCATATTTTGCTAAGCAAGGTATTTACGGTCTAGCGCGTTCCTTCCCAACTTCTAGTGCAATTGACCGTGTTGCCGCTGAGCAAGGTCTAAACTGTTATGAAGTTCCTACCGGCTGGAAATTTTTCTGTGCTCTATTCGATGCCAAGAAACTATCGATTTGCGGTGAAGAATCCTTCGGTACAGGTTCCAATCATGTTAGAGAAAAGGATGGTGTTTGGGCCATTATCGCTTGGTTGAATATCCTGGCCATTTACAACAaacatcatcctcaaaAGGAAGCTTCTATCAAGACAATTCAAGATGAATTCTGGCTAAAATACGGCCGTACTTTCTTTACACGTTATGATTTCGAGCACGTAACTACTGAAAAGGCTAACGAGATTGTCAAGCATCTTGACTCTTTTGTCAACTCTCCTAACGTTGTCGGCTCAAAATTCCCATCTGACAACTCAGTTACCGTGGCCGAAGCTGGTGACTTCCAGTACACCGATCTGGATGGTTctgtctcttcaaatcaagGGTTGTACGTTAAGCTTTCGAGTGGTGCAAGATTTGTTTTGAGACTATCTGGTACCGGTTCTTCGGGTGCCACCATTAGACTGTACATCGAAAAATACTCTGATGATAAGACGAAATACGGTCTAACTGCCGAAGAGTACCTAAGACCCATTATTGATTCAGTTATCGATTTCCTAAAGTTCAAGGAGGTTCTAGGAACCACTGAACCAACTGTCAAGACTTAATCTGGGTTGTTTTCATGATATAATTATATACATATGATTTTAGTGCTAGACGAACAATGCCACTAATATATTCCTGTACAATTTCCTGAATTGCGGAACCAACTaatcatttctttgactGAGTACCACTCtatttgaaacttttgaactTCATAAGTTTCAAGATCTGCTGCCTACAGTAGATTTTCTCGCGTTGCGCCAGGCGGCTTGGGGCTAACGATCAAGTAAATAGACCATCTAAAGAAGCAATAGGAGAACCTTTTTAACACAGAGGAGTCTGCTTTGAGGTTACAGCTGAGCCTAAGGGGGGATTAACTGGGGCTTATTGGCGAGTAGTGTATTTAAAATGAGCTATTGGAAGTTTGGGaagttcaaatttggtAGATCCAAGGAGGAAAGGAGATGGAGAGAaaaaaggagaaagagaagaaagatagTGGGATTGGCGGTAAACTATTTCATTTCGATCATGACTCCTCAGGTTCAAACGGCGATTTACACTTATCTGTTAATGATGCAGATTTAGGTCGCCCTTCTATGGATAGAAAGGAGACTATCGTTCCTTCATCGGCTTCAATTGCACCTGTACGCTTATCTCGTGATACTTCCTCGACAGCTTCAACTGTAAGAGAGGAATTTGATGCTGGGATTGCCGAAATAAGTTCGCCGAGGGCTTCACACTCTAAAGAACCAGATACGGATTTTCCTGTACCTTCAGTCACTGATGACACTCCAGCTGCGCCTTCACCTGTACATGCCAACAATTCCACATCTACTGCAGGTATGATGACTATCAAGGTTTACAACGGAGAAGGATTTAGCTTGCCTTTCCCAATAACTTcaaatgaacaaattttGGGCAAACTATTGAGCTCTG contains these protein-coding regions:
- the TDEL0A02200 gene encoding uncharacterized protein: MQFHPIWTFISLTFSVAAAVRFDLTNVTCTDLHGVHCGTYALKVADVDGAFLGQKTFVGADVLATGAEDAWGRFLSQETRFLPRLTTVGTNETKNFSPFYFTTNHETCNPQSIEDSMIPFVNTITNEIQFDAWAYTAMNVSVPTGLANQLFNATDYGVQVAQCYNGIASELLDAPTVNIFDKDEVLPSYCSPIKLEAVCPIYVTPLFE
- the TDEL0A02210 gene encoding uncharacterized protein (similar to Saccharomyces cerevisiae PGM1 (YKL127W) and PGM2 (YMR105C); ancestral locus Anc_2.445), whose protein sequence is MSLSVETVATKPYGDQKPGTSGLRKKTKVFMEKPHYTENFIQSILDAIPEGSKDATLVVGGDGRYYNDKILQIIASISAANGVGKLVIGQHGLLSTPAASHIIRTYQDKSGKKVTGGIILTASHNPGGPDNDIGIKYNLSNGGPAPESVTNAIWEISKKLTSYKIIKNLPQLDLSTKGEKKLGNLEIDVVDVTQAYVEFLKEIFDFDLIKKFVDTQRSTKHWKLLFDGLNGVTGPYGKAIFVDELGLPENEVLQNCHPKPDFGGIHPDPNLTYARTLVERVDKEKIEFGAASDGDGDRNMIYGYGPAFVSPGDSVAIIAEYAKEIPYFAKQGIYGLARSFPTSSAIDRVAAEQGLNCYEVPTGWKFFCALFDAKKLSICGEESFGTGSNHVREKDGVWAIIAWLNILAIYNKHHPQKEASIKTIQDEFWLKYGRTFFTRYDFEHVTTEKANEIVKHLDSFVNSPNVVGSKFPSDNSVTVAEAGDFQYTDLDGSVSSNQGLYVKLSSGARFVLRLSGTGSSGATIRLYIEKYSDDKTKYGLTAEEYLRPIIDSVIDFLKFKEVLGTTEPTVKT